A stretch of the Acanthochromis polyacanthus isolate Apoly-LR-REF ecotype Palm Island chromosome 22, KAUST_Apoly_ChrSc, whole genome shotgun sequence genome encodes the following:
- the LOC110956413 gene encoding collagen alpha-1(XVIII) chain-like isoform X5: MRSRCWTLSCTFILLLLVAQTRSQRREDSGISLLQLIGDPPPDAITRDYGPNGKAAYIFSSAAASGQPALAHVPNPFYRHFSLLFHIKPSRSTASVLFSITDGNQRLMYIGVKLSAVRSGRQKVQFFYTEPDSEASYEAASFDVPSMVDTWSRFSLAVFEEQVTFYHGCDSEPQAVKFERSPDPMELDNAAGIFVGQAGGADGDKFQGAIAELKVVGNPRAAERLCDDEDDSDAASGDYGSGEIDRRQSGHSVKTTPASFRPVPEPPLTSSQGTRVKESGPSGAKGEKGDRGEKGLTGDRGPMGPKGEPGSGSSSGSSSAGGGQKGEKGAKGSSGFGYPGNKGERGAQGPPGPPGPPGPAAEVVRLGDGSVVQQVAGPPGPPGPRGSNGAAGPPGTDGEPGDPGEDGKAGPAGPRGFPGTPGSAGAQGQKGERGEGQPGPRGPPGPPGPPGPGNGDRPTFFDMEGSGFPDLDRMRGPRGPPGLPGPPGPPGTSVALGASGPVAFGPPGPPGQDGAPGLPGPPGPPGPPGLPGSVKGEKGDSGELGLPGAAGEKQNAQDSNFFNGFFSFFTPSSTGTQGDPGQTGTPGQTGLAGLPGPMGPIGPPGPPGPPGPPYRVGYNDQNGYEVLNGGPGVGGPPGPQGPPGIAGLPGKPGLPGIHGNKGSEGPRGPTGIPGLDGFPGQQGEKGDRGEKGEMGLPGRDGGPPGPPGPPGPPGQIVYQPTADYNDVYWNEEGQGRGLPGRAGFPGPIGPKGDKGESGPPGFAPKGEKGEPGIIMGPDGRPLYLGGLQGKPGDPGLPGPEGPPGPNGPSGPKGEIGFPGRPGRPGLNGVKGEKGDSGGGSGYGYPGPPGPPGPPGPPGPPIPVDGARGYDDYSRYYPAKGEKGDRGPPGTLDIPGLGSNVDIYTLKYQLKGDVGLKGEKGEPGGGYYDPRYGGSGVGAPGVPGPPGPRGDSIIGPPGPQGPPGPPGRGYDGQPGPPGPPGPPGPTLSGTHRGTQTISIPGPPGPPGAPGLPGHSSGVTVLRSYETMTATARRQPEGSLVYIIEQTDLYLRVRDGVRQVQLGSYIPLPIEDGNEVAAVEPPPVVPYYPDHHHHNNPGTSTHNRQPESPVEPQPQPQQPYPDPRYEPDTRYQPEQPYPDPRYQPDPRYQPEQPQLQPDPRYQPDPRYQPEQPQLQPDPRYQPDPRYPAPTDPRFPSYSDRLNQPDGRYSVPENRYPVTPARRPPPPVPQTPVHRHTSGPGLHLVALNSPQTGAMRGIRGADFMCFTQAQAIGMKGTFRAFLSARLQDLQSIVRKADRDILPIVNLKDEVLFDSWDAIFNDGRMKDGVPIYSFDGRDVLNDSAWPEKTMWHGSTSGGQRHVDSFCETWRVADRALTGMASPLQGGGLLQQSSSSCSSSYIVLCIENSYIAKR; this comes from the exons aAGACAGTGGCATCTCTTTGCTGCAGCTGATCGGAGATCCTCCTCCAGACGCCATCACCAGGGATTATGGACCAAATGGCAAGGCTGCCTACATCTTCTCCTCGGCGGCGGCATCAGGCCAGCCGGCTTTGGCCCACGTCCCCAACCCTTTTTACCGCCacttttccctcctcttccaCATCAAACCCTCCAGGTCGACCGCCTCGGTTCTCTTCTCCATCACGGACGGAAATCAGAGGCTCATGTACATCGGCGTCAAGCTGAGCGCCGTGCGGTCAGGTCGCCAGAAAGTCCAGTTCTTCTACACCGAACCCGACTCTGAGGCTTCGTACGAGGCGGCCAGCTTCGATGTACCGAGCATGGTGGACACCTGGAGTCGCTTCTCGCTGGCGGTGTTCGAGGAACAGGTGACTTTCTACCACGGCTGCGACTCGGAGCCTCAGGCGGTGAAGTTCGAGCGCTCACCGGATCCCATGGAGCTCGACAATGCCGCCGGGATCTTTGTCGGTCAGGCAGGAGGAGCTGACGGTGACAAGTTCCAG ggAGCCATCGCTGAGCTGAAGGTGGTTGGAAACCCTCGGGCAGCTGAACGTTTGTGCGACGATGAGGATGACTCAGACGCT GCCTCTGGTGACTACGGCAGCGGTGAAATCGACAGGAGGCAGTCGGGACACTCAGTGAAG ACAACCCCGGCTTCCTTCCGTCCGGTGCCCGAACCTCCACTGACATCCTCACAGGGAACCAGAGTCAAAGAATCAG GTCCGAGCGGCGCTAAAGGTGAGAAAGGAGACCGAGGAGAGAAAGGCTTGACAGGGGACCGAGGCCCCATGGGACCCAAGGGAGAGCCGGGTTCTGGTTCCAGTTCTGGTTCCTCGTCTGCTGGTGGAGGACAGAAG gGAGAAAAAGGTGCAAAG GGGAGCTCCGGCTTTGGATACCCTGGTAATAAGGGTGAACGTGGGGCTCAGGGGCCTCCAGGGCCCCCTGGTCCTCCAGGACCTGCAGCTGAGGTGGTCCGACTCGGCGACGGCTCCGTTGTGCAGCAGGTAGCCGGACCTCCAGGACCACCGGGACCACGGGGGTCGAATGGAGCTGcaggacctccaggaactgacgGGGAGCCG ggcGATCCAGGAGAAGATGGAAAAGCT GGTCCTGCTGGACCTCGAGGTTTCCCAGGAACTCCAGGAAGTGCTGGTGCCCAAGGTCAAAAG GGTGAGCGTGGAGAAGGTCAGCCTGGACCCAGAGGCCCCCCAGGCCCACCAGGACCTCCTGGACCAGGCAATGGTGATCGCCCA ACATTTTTCGACATGGAGGGATCAGGATTCCCAGACTTGGACAGAATGCGG GGTCCCCGTGGTCCTCCGGGCCTCCCAGGTCCTCCAGGTCCTCCTGGTACCTCAGTGGCACTAGGAGCTAGTGGTCCGGTAGCCTTTGGACCTCCTGGACCACCTGGACAAGATGGAGCACCTGGTCTACCT GGCCCTCCTGGTCCTCCTGGTCCACCTGGTCTACCTGGATCAGTGAAAGGCGAAAAG GGTGACAGTGGTGAGCTCGGTCTTCCAGGAGCAGCTggagaaaag CAAAACGCTCAAGACTCCAACTTTTTCAACggcttcttctctttctttactCCATCCTCTACG GGTACTCAGGGTGACCCAGGTCAGACGGGTACACCTGGACAGACTGGACTGGCAGGACTTCCAGGTCCAATGGGACCAATTGGGCCACCTGGGCCTCCTGGACCACCAGGGCCACCATACCGAGTTGGCTAT aatgaccaaaatggaTATGAGGTGTTAAATGGCGGGCCTGGAGTTGGAGGCCCACCTGGACCACAG GGTCCACCTGGCATTGCAGGTCTCCCC GGTAAACCAGGTTTACCAGGTATCCATGGAAACAAAGGATCAGAAGGACCACGAGGACCAACTGGTATCCCAGGTCTAGATGGATTCCCTGGACAGCAG gGTGAAAAGGGCgacagaggagagaaaggagagatG GGTCTACCAGGACGAGATGGTGGACCACCCGGACCTCCAGGGCCTCCTGGACCTCCAGGACAGATTGTGTACCAGCCGACAGCAGAT TATAACGACGTTTATTGGAACGAAGAGGGGCAG GGAAGAGGTCTTCCAGGTCGAGCAGGATTCCCG GGGCCTATTGGTCCAAAAGGAGACAAAGGGGAGTCAGGTCCTCCAGGATTTGCACCTAAG GGAGAAAAAGGAGAACCAGGCATCATCATGGGGCCTGATGGGAGACCTTTGTACCTCGGAGGCCTGCAAGGAAAGCCG GGCGACCCAGGACTCCCCGGCCCAGAGGGACCTCCA GGTCCAAATGGTCCTTCAGGTCCAAAGGGGGAGATCGGTTTTCCAGGCAGACCG GGTCGACCAGGACTGAACGGTGTCAAAGGAGAGAAGGGAGATTCAGGCGGTGGATCTGGATATGGTTACCCT GGTCCTCCAGGTCCTCCGGggcctcctggacctcctggacCTCCCATACCCGTTGACGGAGCCAGA GGGTATGATGATTATTCCAGGTATTACCCAG ctAAAGGAGAGAAAGGAGATCGAGGACCACCAGGAACTCTTGACATTCCAG GTTTGGGGTCAAACGTTGACATTTACACTCTGAAG TATCAGCTGAAAGGTGACGTGGGCTTGaagggagagaaaggagagCCAGGTGGAGGATATTATGACCCTCGCTATGGAGGCAGTGGAGTCGGAGCACCGGGAGTTCCTGGACCTCCA GGACCTCGAGGCGACTCCATCATCGGTCCTCCAGGCCCTCAGGGACCACCTGGACCCCCAGGAAGAGGCTACGACGGGCAGCCTGGACCCCCAGGGCCTCCTGGACCTCCAGGACCAACGCTGTCTGGGACTCACAGGGGAACACAGA CCATCAGTATTCCTGGACCCCCGGGACCACCTGGAGCTCCTGGACTACCTGGACACTCCTCAGGG gtgaCAGTGCTGAGGTCTTATGAAACTATGACAGCCACAGCGAGGAGACAGCCTGAAGGTTCTCTGGTCTACATTATAGAGCAAACTGACCTCTACCTGCGGGTTCGAGATGGAGTTCGTCAAGTGCAG CTCGGCAGCTACATCCCTTTGCCCATTGAGGAC GGTAACGAGGTTGCAGCTGTGGAGCCTCCTCCGGTCGTCCCGTACTACCCGGACCACCATCATCACAACAACCCCGGGACCTCCACCCACAATAGGCAACCTGAGAGTCCAGTAGAGCCCCAGCCTCAGCCACAGCAGCCTTACCCGGACCCCCGGTACGAGCCAGACACCCGGTACCAGCCGGAGCAGCCTTACCCTGACCCCCGTTACCAGCCGGATCCTCGGTACCAGCCGGAGCAGCCTCAGCTTCAACCGGACCCCCGTTACCAGCCGGATCCTCGGTACCAGCCGGAGCAGCCTCAGCTTCAACCAGACCCACGATACCAGCCAGATCCTCGATACCCGGCCCCAACAGATCCCAGGTTCCCGAGCTACAGCGACCGGTTAAACCAGCCAGATGGGAGGTACTCTGTCCCGGAGAACCGCTACCCGGTCACCCCTGCAAGAAGGCCGCCTCCACCGGTACCTCAGACGCCGGTGCACCGCCACACCTCCGGACCAGGG ctccacctggtggccCTGAACAGCCCTCAGACCGGCGCCATGAGGGGCATCCGGGGGGCAGATTTCATGTGCTTCACTCAGGCCCAGGCCATCGGGATGAAGGGAACTTTTAGGGCGTTCTTGTCCGCCAGACTGCAGGATCTCCAGAGCATCGTCCGAAAGGCCGACCGGGACATTCTGCCCATAGTCAACCTGAAG GACGAGGTTCTGTTTGACAGCTGGGACGCCATCTTTAATGATGGCAGAATGAAGGACGGCGTGCCCATCTACTCCTTCGATGGCAGGGATGTTCTCAACGACAGCGCATG